In Emticicia oligotrophica DSM 17448, a genomic segment contains:
- a CDS encoding QcrA and Rieske domain-containing protein, translated as MNLEEKISRNEFLKKMGFTGAALMALYTLDSCVNETGVTPSGTATLDLSLPANAALKNEGGYVVTNGIVVAKYNGNYIAATLTCSHEGRTQISFKNNEWYCSAHGARFDVSGKGLNTEGKKGLGIYKTSLSGNILTVTP; from the coding sequence ATGAACTTAGAAGAGAAAATTAGTAGAAATGAATTTCTTAAAAAGATGGGATTCACCGGAGCTGCTTTGATGGCACTTTATACACTTGATAGCTGTGTCAATGAAACTGGCGTAACCCCATCGGGGACGGCAACTTTAGATTTGTCATTACCAGCAAATGCTGCTTTGAAAAATGAAGGGGGGTATGTAGTAACTAATGGAATTGTAGTAGCAAAATACAATGGTAACTATATTGCTGCCACACTTACTTGTAGTCATGAAGGAAGAACACAGATAAGTTTTAAAAATAATGAATGGTATTGCTCTGCACACGGAGCAAGATTCGATGTATCTGGGAAAGGACTAAATACCGAAGGAAAAAAAGGTTTAGGAATTTATAAAACGTCGCTTTCTGGAAATATTTTAACCGTAACACCCTAA
- a CDS encoding PAS domain S-box protein codes for MIDKHFKLILDNSSESIVFIGTNHEVLAFNKKLRDVLYQYYNKEIKEGDLYYPDFVIEANQKFYLQGFDSAINGTPFSIQYLSKVENVSYWFEYKMMPIYEDGKLFGVTQSIKDITREKVAEQKIIDFSEKLQAFLNNTDESITLLDMHSKIMFMNQTALKTITHNTGGDNFIGEDFRDFIPDKNNLFYKYFPIALQGENTIIDVSYLNTLGETIWYQTKFNSVYDQSGKQIGVSIFAKDISNQKALEKSLQDSEEKFRKISELMPVGVLLSDDNFKINYSNIAAREIFQYSEVEIKELCISNVFEGFSISESGKLKIDDLVIDNPFFSQEKLIGLTKINEKKQLLLSSSSFFIQENQHFIFIVQDITSINQKDNIIKEQNTKLRDISWYQSHLLRAPLAKIMGIVKLLEDGIISDESEKEFLLKAIYESSTELDKVIHDIVNKT; via the coding sequence ATGATAGATAAACACTTCAAATTGATTTTAGATAATAGTTCAGAAAGCATTGTCTTCATTGGTACAAATCACGAGGTTTTGGCATTCAACAAAAAACTTAGAGATGTACTTTATCAATATTATAATAAAGAAATAAAAGAGGGAGATTTATATTATCCTGATTTTGTCATTGAAGCCAATCAAAAATTTTATCTTCAAGGTTTTGACTCAGCTATTAATGGAACCCCCTTTTCAATTCAATATCTTTCGAAAGTTGAAAATGTATCATATTGGTTTGAATATAAAATGATGCCAATTTATGAAGATGGTAAATTATTTGGAGTTACACAAAGCATAAAAGACATAACTAGAGAGAAAGTAGCCGAACAAAAGATTATTGATTTTTCGGAGAAACTACAAGCTTTTTTAAATAATACGGATGAGTCTATCACCTTATTAGATATGCATAGTAAGATTATGTTCATGAATCAAACTGCTCTTAAAACCATCACTCATAACACAGGGGGGGATAATTTTATTGGAGAAGATTTCAGAGACTTTATACCGGATAAAAATAATTTATTTTATAAATACTTCCCAATTGCTCTGCAGGGAGAAAATACAATAATAGACGTTTCTTATCTGAATACATTAGGTGAAACCATTTGGTATCAAACAAAATTTAATTCTGTGTATGATCAAAGCGGTAAGCAGATAGGCGTTTCAATTTTTGCGAAAGATATTAGCAATCAAAAAGCACTTGAAAAGAGCCTACAGGATAGTGAAGAAAAATTTAGAAAAATATCAGAATTAATGCCAGTTGGAGTGTTATTATCTGATGATAACTTTAAAATAAATTATTCTAATATTGCTGCAAGGGAGATTTTTCAATATTCAGAAGTTGAAATCAAAGAACTTTGCATTAGTAATGTGTTTGAAGGTTTTTCGATAAGCGAATCTGGTAAATTAAAAATTGATGATTTAGTTATTGACAATCCTTTTTTTAGCCAAGAAAAATTAATAGGATTGACAAAAATAAATGAAAAAAAACAGTTGCTTCTTAGTTCAAGTTCATTTTTTATTCAAGAAAATCAGCACTTCATTTTCATCGTTCAAGATATTACAAGTATTAATCAAAAGGATAATATCATTAAAGAACAAAACACTAAATTGCGGGATATTTCTTGGTATCAGTCGCATTTATTAAGGGCTCCACTAGCGAAAATTATGGGAATAGTAAAACTTTTAGAAGATGGCATAATTAGTGATGAATCAGAGAAAGAATTCTTGTTGAAAGCAATTTATGAAAGTTCAACAGAATTAGACAAAGTAATACATGATATAGTAAATAAAACATAG
- a CDS encoding YceI family protein: MKNITKIIIAIILAIPAFAQQNQWICRTGETSFFSETPLENIAAVNKNVASIIDFTKGEIAVRMTMTDFKFQNHLMEEHFNENYMESEKFPTGTFKGKIQETIDVTKNGTYDISAKGQLTMHGVSKERLIKGKLTINNGQLTLISNIDVPLKDHNIEIPTLVMAKIAEVIAVKNKFVFTLK; encoded by the coding sequence ATGAAAAATATAACAAAAATAATTATTGCGATTATACTCGCAATTCCTGCTTTTGCACAGCAAAATCAATGGATTTGTCGAACTGGTGAAACAAGCTTCTTTTCTGAAACGCCCTTAGAAAATATTGCCGCTGTTAATAAAAATGTGGCTTCAATTATTGATTTTACGAAAGGTGAAATTGCGGTTCGAATGACGATGACCGACTTTAAATTTCAGAATCATTTAATGGAAGAACATTTTAATGAAAACTACATGGAATCTGAAAAATTTCCAACGGGAACCTTTAAAGGTAAAATCCAAGAAACGATTGATGTAACTAAAAACGGTACTTATGATATTTCTGCCAAGGGACAATTAACCATGCATGGCGTATCTAAAGAGCGACTAATAAAAGGGAAATTGACCATCAATAACGGTCAACTTACACTAATTAGTAATATTGATGTTCCTCTAAAAGACCACAATATTGAAATACCTACCCTTGTAATGGCTAAAATTGCTGAGGTTATAGCGGTTAAAAATAAATTTGTATTTACATTAAAATAA
- a CDS encoding c-type cytochrome domain-containing protein — MLRVIILLAVGLLNFGCYYKKNASPNPASNTGPSGEVIQLNCVNTSSSSNTNSETVCFDSQVLPFFQTNCAMSGCHDSKTREEGYDLSSYSTIIKRGINTSKPTNSELYKVIVDTGRDRMPPPPRQAISKQQSDMILKWIQQGAKETACGVSVDATNPTFAKVIKPIIDVNCLGCHQSGSASGNIVLDSYNTIKQQVDNGRLWGSIAQLQGFSPMPQGRKLSDCELTAFKNWIDKGAKND, encoded by the coding sequence ATGCTTAGAGTTATCATTTTATTAGCCGTTGGCTTACTTAATTTTGGTTGCTATTATAAGAAAAATGCTTCTCCAAATCCCGCATCAAATACAGGACCATCTGGAGAAGTTATACAATTAAATTGTGTGAATACCTCTTCTTCATCAAATACAAACTCTGAAACTGTTTGCTTTGATTCGCAAGTATTACCCTTTTTTCAAACAAACTGTGCGATGAGTGGCTGTCATGATTCAAAAACTCGCGAAGAAGGTTATGACCTAAGTTCGTACAGCACAATTATTAAAAGAGGAATAAATACGAGTAAACCAACTAACAGTGAACTTTATAAAGTAATTGTTGATACTGGTAGAGATAGAATGCCGCCACCACCACGTCAAGCCATCTCAAAACAACAGTCGGATATGATTTTGAAATGGATTCAACAAGGTGCTAAAGAAACAGCTTGTGGGGTGAGTGTTGATGCAACAAACCCAACGTTTGCGAAAGTAATTAAGCCAATTATTGATGTAAATTGTTTGGGTTGCCATCAATCAGGAAGTGCTTCTGGTAATATTGTTTTAGATAGTTACAACACAATAAAACAGCAAGTTGATAATGGAAGGCTATGGGGTTCAATTGCCCAATTGCAAGGGTTTAGTCCGATGCCGCAAGGCCGTAAGTTATCAGATTGTGAGTTGACAGCCTTTAAAAACTGGATTGATAAGGGAGCTAAGAATGATTAG
- a CDS encoding outer membrane beta-barrel protein: MSSSELFDKKIKEKLESINKPVSENVWKNLKQQMPVPWYIDFWRKYALPFYATITSILLLFSLKELIENHNQIEILNDKITTIQQNKSLINTQTIVHRDTIIVEKYVYYKANEDKKLLTFSGKDNSQLLRNSAFVAKSDDDSKKTAEPQKIEKSSEERSESVKTLEENLGEKKVVQTSLVNDESSVIGEKKDSVNTLKSPKVEAQQAMPSSTKRKFQWPKLQTRFGLSSSVSIAGEVNLGPMTELFLTPSLGLSAGLGFNKYPNLEYGSPQQFNQQTGQNFVQTYNSKVPKNYDALTEIGINTSILELPIALNYYIPINRKFDFKFSFGTHLDLKLYQNIKFETYYQGEEIYTNFNTYAAKNTLHNMILGAGVQYKQRNVSFILTPTYIYNFREVDYVNSGGVFRLNGSIMIDFKSK; encoded by the coding sequence ATGTCATCAAGCGAATTATTTGATAAAAAAATAAAAGAAAAACTGGAGAGTATCAATAAACCAGTTAGCGAAAATGTTTGGAAAAACCTCAAACAACAAATGCCAGTTCCGTGGTATATTGATTTTTGGCGTAAATATGCATTGCCTTTTTATGCTACAATTACTTCAATTTTATTGCTTTTTAGTTTAAAAGAGCTTATTGAAAACCATAATCAAATAGAAATTTTGAATGATAAGATTACTACTATTCAACAAAATAAATCATTGATAAATACGCAAACGATAGTTCATCGAGATACGATTATTGTAGAAAAATATGTGTATTACAAGGCTAATGAAGATAAGAAATTATTGACTTTTTCTGGAAAAGATAATAGCCAATTGCTAAGAAATAGTGCTTTTGTTGCGAAAAGCGATGATGATTCCAAAAAGACAGCAGAACCTCAAAAAATAGAGAAGTCTTCTGAGGAGAGAAGTGAATCAGTAAAAACCTTAGAGGAAAATTTAGGTGAAAAGAAAGTAGTTCAAACCAGTTTGGTGAATGATGAATCATCGGTAATCGGTGAAAAAAAAGATTCTGTCAATACTTTGAAAAGCCCTAAAGTAGAAGCTCAACAAGCCATGCCAAGTTCAACTAAACGAAAGTTTCAGTGGCCAAAATTGCAAACACGATTTGGCCTTTCGAGTTCTGTTAGTATTGCGGGTGAAGTAAATTTAGGGCCAATGACGGAGTTATTTCTTACACCAAGTTTGGGGCTTTCAGCCGGATTGGGTTTTAATAAATATCCAAACTTAGAATATGGCTCTCCGCAGCAATTTAATCAACAAACAGGTCAAAATTTTGTACAGACCTACAACTCTAAAGTACCTAAAAACTATGATGCTTTGACGGAAATAGGTATTAATACATCAATTTTAGAGTTACCTATTGCTTTGAACTATTATATCCCAATTAATCGAAAATTTGATTTTAAGTTCTCTTTTGGTACTCATTTAGACCTAAAATTATATCAAAATATAAAATTTGAAACATATTATCAAGGAGAAGAAATATATACTAATTTCAATACTTATGCAGCCAAAAACACTTTGCATAATATGATTCTCGGTGCTGGAGTACAGTATAAGCAAAGAAATGTTTCGTTTATTTTAACACCGACATATATTTATAATTTCAGAGAGGTTGATTATGTAAATTCTGGAGGAGTTTTTCGTTTGAATGGTTCAATCATGATTGATTTTAAAAGTAAGTGA
- a CDS encoding DUF5777 family beta-barrel protein, with amino-acid sequence MKKELIAICIMMFCASAQAQDLLDELDKTVKPKKTYSSATFKSTRIINGHSVETISKNHLDFRISHRFGKLNDGAYNFFGLDQATMRIGLEYGLTDFLMVGIGRSTTQKTFDYFAKYKVLRQAKGGSPVSITAFGSVDAISLTTSPQFRFYNNLERLTYTGQLLIARKFGERLSLQLTPTFIHRNKVELDTEPNDIMAVGIGGRVKISKRTSFNAEYFYRLPMSLEPGIPTNPNYYNSLSMGFDIETGGHVFQLHFTNSLGMIERQFIGQTEGNWAKGDVHYGFNISRTFSFDKKKKI; translated from the coding sequence ATGAAAAAAGAGCTAATTGCCATTTGTATTATGATGTTTTGTGCTTCGGCACAAGCACAAGATTTACTTGATGAGCTTGACAAAACTGTTAAACCCAAAAAGACGTATAGTTCAGCTACATTCAAATCTACGAGAATTATTAACGGTCATTCTGTTGAGACTATCTCTAAGAATCATTTAGATTTTAGAATTTCCCACCGATTTGGAAAATTAAATGATGGAGCGTATAATTTCTTTGGACTTGACCAAGCAACTATGCGTATTGGACTTGAGTATGGTTTAACTGATTTTTTAATGGTAGGAATTGGAAGAAGTACCACTCAAAAAACTTTTGATTATTTCGCCAAATATAAAGTATTAAGACAAGCTAAAGGAGGAAGCCCAGTTAGTATTACTGCTTTTGGTTCTGTCGATGCTATATCACTTACGACAAGCCCACAATTTAGGTTTTACAATAATTTAGAACGTTTAACCTATACAGGTCAATTATTGATAGCTAGAAAATTTGGAGAGCGTCTTTCATTACAACTTACGCCAACTTTTATTCATAGAAATAAAGTAGAATTAGATACTGAACCTAACGATATTATGGCAGTGGGCATAGGCGGACGTGTAAAAATTAGCAAGCGTACTTCTTTCAATGCCGAATACTTTTATCGTTTACCTATGAGCCTTGAACCGGGTATTCCAACAAACCCGAATTATTACAATTCTTTGTCAATGGGTTTTGATATTGAAACTGGTGGACACGTTTTCCAATTACATTTTACCAATTCACTTGGCATGATTGAAAGACAGTTTATTGGGCAAACAGAAGGGAATTGGGCCAAAGGAGATGTTCATTATGGGTTTAATATTTCAAGAACTTTTAGTTTTGATAAAAAGAAAAAAATATGA